A genomic stretch from Zeimonas sediminis includes:
- a CDS encoding YbaN family protein — protein sequence MIRHTRLLLWRLFAAAMVALAMAGAVMPVLPTVPFLLVAAWAASRGWPSLEARLLAHPKHGPHIRRWRERGAVPRRAKWFSSLMMTASAAMLLLSTAPLWVKWAAPAMMASVAVWLWRRPED from the coding sequence ATGATCCGCCACACCAGGCTGCTGCTCTGGCGCCTGTTCGCCGCGGCGATGGTGGCGCTGGCGATGGCAGGCGCGGTGATGCCGGTGCTGCCCACCGTCCCCTTCCTGCTGGTGGCGGCCTGGGCGGCCAGCCGCGGCTGGCCCTCGCTCGAGGCGCGCCTGCTGGCGCATCCGAAGCACGGCCCGCACATCCGCCGCTGGCGCGAGCGCGGCGCGGTGCCGCGCAGGGCCAAGTGGTTCTCGTCGCTGATGATGACGGCCAGCGCCGCGATGCTGCTGCTGTCGACCGCGCCGCTTTGGGTCAAGTGGGCCGCGCCCGCGATGATGGCCTCGGTGGCGGTGTGGCTGTGGAGGCGGCCCGAGGACTGA
- the norR gene encoding nitric oxide reductase transcriptional regulator NorR — protein MRDTLLADMATDLPHAVRLQRLVCTLRERFACGAVGLLRLEGDSLRPVAVDGLVREALGRRFVVSQHPRLAAILSRREPTRFEPDSELPDPYDGLLDSQVGAPLPVHDCMGASLYVEGVLWGVLTLDALNAGTFDDAARDELRRYALLVEASVRVTRLEEEMRGLRLARASPGPARGAASEDAEEIVGASEPIAALLREIDVVADSELPVLLLGETGVGKELFARRIHARSRRHERPLVHVNCAALPESLAESELFGHAKGAFSGAGVERPGRFEAADGGTLFLDEVGELPLPVQAKLLRALQNGEIQRLGADRPRSVDVRVVAATNRNLREAVRDARFRADLYHRLSVYPLPIPPLRERGPDVLLLAGRFLELNRARLGLRSLRLSPGAGDALSRYRWPGNVRELEHVISRAALKALSRGDARDDIVTLDAGLLDLDVALAPSQAEAAGNGAGIASGGGRGVEGFGLLSGEGIPIGEPGGDWPADEPVQLRDAVDACQRRLIRRALAACDGNWTRAARRLDIDPSNLHKLARRLGVKGEPARQ, from the coding sequence ATGCGAGACACCTTGCTGGCCGACATGGCCACCGATCTGCCGCACGCGGTCCGCCTGCAAAGGCTCGTGTGCACGCTGCGCGAGCGCTTCGCTTGCGGCGCGGTGGGGCTGCTGCGACTGGAGGGCGATAGCCTGAGGCCGGTCGCGGTCGACGGACTGGTCCGCGAGGCGCTGGGCAGGCGCTTCGTCGTCAGCCAGCATCCGCGCCTGGCTGCGATCCTGTCGCGGCGCGAGCCGACCCGGTTCGAACCCGACTCGGAATTGCCCGACCCCTACGACGGCCTGCTCGATTCGCAGGTCGGCGCGCCGCTGCCGGTCCACGACTGCATGGGCGCGAGCCTGTACGTCGAGGGCGTTCTGTGGGGCGTGCTGACCCTCGATGCGCTGAACGCCGGCACCTTCGACGACGCGGCGCGCGACGAGTTGCGCCGCTACGCGCTGCTGGTCGAGGCATCGGTCAGGGTGACCCGGCTCGAGGAGGAGATGCGGGGGCTGCGCCTGGCGCGCGCGTCGCCCGGGCCGGCCCGTGGCGCGGCAAGCGAAGACGCCGAGGAGATCGTCGGCGCCAGCGAGCCGATCGCCGCGTTGCTGCGGGAGATCGACGTGGTGGCCGACTCCGAGCTGCCGGTGCTGCTGCTCGGCGAGACCGGCGTGGGCAAGGAACTCTTCGCGCGCCGCATCCACGCGCGCTCGCGCCGCCACGAGCGGCCGCTGGTCCACGTGAACTGCGCCGCGCTGCCCGAGTCGCTGGCCGAGAGCGAACTGTTCGGCCACGCGAAAGGCGCCTTCTCCGGCGCCGGGGTCGAGCGCCCGGGCCGCTTCGAGGCCGCCGACGGGGGCACGCTGTTCCTCGACGAGGTCGGCGAGTTGCCGCTGCCGGTGCAGGCCAAGCTGCTGCGCGCGCTGCAGAACGGCGAGATCCAGCGGCTGGGCGCGGACCGCCCGCGCAGCGTGGACGTGCGGGTGGTGGCGGCGACCAACCGCAACCTGCGCGAGGCGGTGCGCGACGCCCGTTTCCGCGCCGATCTCTATCACCGCCTGTCGGTCTATCCGCTGCCGATCCCGCCGCTTCGCGAGCGCGGGCCCGACGTGCTGCTGCTCGCCGGCCGATTCCTCGAGCTGAACCGTGCCCGGCTCGGACTGCGCAGCCTGCGGCTGTCGCCGGGCGCCGGCGACGCGCTTTCGCGCTATCGCTGGCCGGGGAACGTGCGCGAGCTCGAGCACGTGATCAGCCGGGCCGCGCTCAAGGCGCTGAGCCGCGGCGACGCGCGCGACGACATCGTCACGCTCGACGCGGGCCTGCTCGATCTGGACGTCGCCCTGGCGCCGTCGCAGGCCGAGGCGGCGGGCAACGGGGCCGGCATCGCGTCCGGCGGCGGCCGGGGCGTCGAGGGCTTCGGGCTGCTGTCGGGCGAGGGCATCCCGATCGGAGAGCCGGGCGGCGACTGGCCCGCCGACGAGCCGGTTCAGCTGCGCGACGCGGTCGACGCCTGCCAGCGCCGGCTCATCAGGCGCGCGCTGGCCGCCTGCGACGGCAACTGGACCCGAGCCGCGCGCCGGCTCGACATCGATCCGAGCAACCTGCACAAGCTCGCGCGGCGCCTCGGCGTCAAGGGCGAGCCGGCGCGGCAATGA
- the ytfE gene encoding iron-sulfur cluster repair protein YtfE has translation MSTPSSTLDQSLGSLARSIPGATALFNHHDLDFCCAGNLSLRKAAAERGLDAAALAERLDAMRGAQPVGRDWRAAAPAELIEHIVSRYHARHRDQLPELVRLARRVEQVHGGRPDCPLGLAEHLEAMRQELESHMMKEEQILFPMLARGMREQAGGPISVMRFEHEQHGDALEGLDALTGGMVPPSGACNTWRALYLGLSALRDDLVAHIHLENNILFDESAAAEASHA, from the coding sequence ATGAGCACCCCATCCAGCACGCTGGACCAGTCGCTCGGATCGCTGGCCCGGAGCATTCCCGGCGCGACCGCCCTCTTCAACCACCACGACCTCGATTTCTGCTGCGCCGGCAACCTGAGCCTGCGCAAGGCAGCCGCCGAGCGCGGGCTCGACGCCGCCGCGCTGGCCGAGCGGCTCGACGCGATGCGCGGCGCGCAGCCGGTCGGCCGCGACTGGCGCGCCGCGGCGCCCGCCGAGCTGATCGAGCACATCGTCAGCCGCTACCACGCCCGGCATCGCGATCAGCTCCCCGAACTGGTCCGTCTCGCGCGACGGGTGGAACAGGTGCACGGCGGACGTCCCGACTGCCCGCTGGGCCTTGCCGAGCACCTCGAGGCGATGCGGCAGGAGCTCGAGAGCCACATGATGAAGGAGGAGCAGATCCTGTTCCCGATGCTCGCGCGCGGCATGCGCGAGCAGGCCGGCGGCCCGATCTCGGTGATGCGCTTCGAGCACGAGCAGCACGGCGACGCGCTGGAAGGGCTGGACGCGCTGACCGGCGGGATGGTGCCGCCGTCGGGCGCCTGCAATACCTGGCGGGCGCTGTACCTGGGGCTGTCCGCGCTGCGCGACGACCTGGTCGCGCACATCCACCTCGAGAACAACATCCTGTTCGACGAGAGCGCCGCCGCCGAGGCCAGCCATGCGTGA